In the Oncorhynchus tshawytscha isolate Ot180627B linkage group LG17, Otsh_v2.0, whole genome shotgun sequence genome, one interval contains:
- the LOC112216737 gene encoding rho-related GTP-binding protein RhoG — translation MQSIKCVVVGDGAVGKTCLLISYTTGAFPKEYIPTVFDNYSSQVTIDGRSISLNLWDTAGQEEYDRLRTLSYPQTNIFIICFSISSPASYENVKHKWHPEVSHHCPGVPVLLVGTKSDLRNDEETQRKLKEQSQSPVTHHQGAGLARQIQAARYLECSALNQDGIKEVFAEAVRAFLNPQHTTSKRSCRLL, via the exons ATGCAGAGCATTAAGTGTGTAGTGGTGGGCGATGGTGCCGTAGGGAAGACCTGTCTGCTCATCTCCTACACAACCGGAGCCTTCCCTAAGGAATATATACCCACCGTGTTTGACAATTATAGCAGCCAG gtgacaatAGACGGGCGCTCCATCAGTCTGAACCTGTGGGACACGGCAGGTCAGGAGGAGTACGACCGTCTGAGGACCCTGTCCTACCCTCAGACCAACATCTTCATCATCTGCTTCTCCATCTCCAGCCCAGCTTCCTATGAGAACGTCAAACACAAGTGGCACccagag GTGTCCCACCACTGCCCCGGTGTGCCTGTCCTCCTGGTAGGCACTAAGAGCGACCTGCGTAACGATGAGGAGACCCAGCGCAAGCTGAAGGAGCAGAGCCAATCTCCTGTCACTCATCACCAGGGGGCGGGACTGGCCCGTCAGATCCAAGCCGCCCGCTACCTGGAGTGTTCCGCCCTCAACCAGGATGGGATCAAAGAGGTGTTCGCTGAGGCCGTCCGAGCCTTCCTCAACCCCCAGCACACCACCAGCAAGAGGTCCTGTAGGCTactgtag